GTGCGGCCCATCTCGTCGCCGGCCACCAGCATGGGCACGCCCTGGGACAAAAAGAGCGTGGCCAGGAAGTTGCGCTTCTGCTGCTCGCGCAGGGCCTTGATCTTGACGTCGCCCGTCTCGCCCTCCACGCCGCAGTTCCAGGAGTGGTTGTCGTTGCCGCCGTCGCGGTTGTCCTCGCCGTTGGCCTCGTTGTGCTTGTCGTTGTACGTGACCAGGTCGTGCAACGTGAAGCCGTCGTGCGCGGTGACGAAGTTGACGCTCGCGGAGGGCTTGCGGCCCGACAGCGCGTACAGGTCGGAGCTGCCGGTGAGCCGGTAGCCGATCTCCGCCGCCTGCCGGTCATCACCCTTCCAGTACCGTCGGATGGTGTCGCGGTACTTGCCGTTCCACTCGCTCCACAGCACCGGGAAGTTGCCCACCTGGTAGCCGAAGTCGCCCACGTCCCACGGCTCGGAGATGAGCTTCACCCGGCTGAGCACGGGGTCCTGGTGGACGATCTGGAAGAAGGCCGCACGCGTGTCGTAGCCGTGCCTGTCACGGCCCAGCGTGGTGGCCAGGTCGAAGCGGAACCCGTCCACGTGCATCTGCTCCACCCAGTAGCGCAGGCTGTCGGCGACCAGCTTCAGCGCGTACGGGTGGGTGGCGTTCCAGGAGTTGCCCGTGCCGGTGACGTCCAGGTAGTAGCGCGGGTCCTTCTCCGTCAGCCGGTAGTACGCGCCGTTGTCCAGGCCCTTGAAGGACAGCGTGGGCCCCAGCTGGTTGCCCTCGCAGGTGTGGTTGTAGACGACGTCGAGGATGACCTCGATGCCCGCCTTGTGCAGCGCCTTCACCATCCCCTTGAACTCGTCCACTTGGGAGCCCGGGCCCCCCGGGGCGCTGTAGCGCGCGTCCGGCGCGAAGTAGCCCAGCGTGCTGTAGCCCCAGTAGTTGGTGAGCCCCCGCTCGACGAGGAACGGCTCGTCGACGATGTGGTGGATGGGGAGCAGCTCCACCGCGGTGACGCCCACCTTCTTCAGGTGCTCGATGGTGGCCGGGTGTCCCAGGCCCGCGTAGGTGCCGCGCAGGGCCTCCGGCACGCGGGGGTTCAGCTTGGTGAAGCCCTTGACGTGCAGCTCGTACAGGACCGTCTGGTGCCACGGCACGCGCGGGTGGGCGTCCCCCTCCCAGTCGAACGTGTCCTCGAGCACCACCGCCTTGGGCACGCCCGCCGCGTCGTCCTGCTTGTCCTGGACCAGGTCCTCGTCCTTGCCGCCCTGGACGTGGCCGTAGATAGGCGCGCGGTAGTCCACCTGCCCGTGGATGGCGCGGGCGTAGGGGTCCACCAGCAGCTTGTGCGGGTTGAAGCGGAAGCCCTTCTTGGGCTCGAACGGCCCGTGCACGCGCAGGCCGTACAGCGTGCCCGGCTTCAGGTCGGGCACGTAGCCATGGAACACCTGGTGCGTGACCTCCAGGAGCGGGAAGCGGCGCGTCTCTCGCGTGGGCTCCTGTGCGTCGTAGAGGCAGACCTCCACCTTCTTCGCGTGCTCGCTGAACACCGCGAAGTTGACCCCGTGCCCGTCATACGTGGCGCCCAGGGGGAACGGCTTCCCTGGAAGCACCTCGGCCCTCCTCATCCCGTGCTCCTCTCCAGCAGCACCACCGGGAACCGCTCCAGGAGCGGCGCGAGGGGCAGCACCACGCCACCCGCACCACGCTCGGGCCGCACCTGTCGCCCGGTGAAGACATCGCGGAACATCATGCCCGCATATGCCTCGGGAAGGTCCAGGAACGTGTCGGCATAGGCGCCGGAGAGCCCCTGGGGCGACTCCAGGGCCTCCAGCACGTAACGCGGCGCGCACACCACCACGCCCGCGTCGTCCAGCTCGCGCGCGAAGGCCACCGCCCCCTGGGCGCGGGGCCCGGACAGCTCCAGCGCCCGGTAGCCGCCCCGCCGGAACAGCTCCTGTTGCCGCTGACGCAGCCGCAGCCCGTGGGCCAGGAGGAAGAGCTTGGCCCGCCCGTCATCCAGGCCCGCCACCAGCCGCGAGCACAGCCCGGCCGCGTCCTCGCGCGCCTGCGAGTCCAGCTCCTCCAGGAGCCGCGAGCGCAGGGTGAAGTCCACCGGCCGCCGGTTGTCCGGGTCCACCAGGGACAAATCCCACAGCTCGCAGCCCTGGTACGTATCCACCACGCCGGGCGACGCGAGCTTGAGGACCAGCTGCCCCAGGGCGTTGTGCTGGCCGGCGCGCTCGATGCGGCGCTTGAAGACGCGCACCTCCTCCAGGAAGCCTTCGCCCTTCTCCTCGTCGAAGCACGCGTCCACGAAGTGGGCCACCGCGTCGTCGTAGGCGCTGTCCGGGTTGGTCCACGAGGTGCGGACCTTGGCCTCCTTGATGGCCTTGGCCATGTACTCGCGCATGCGGCGGTGGAAGTCGGCCCGGGCCTCGGGCGACAGCGTCTCCCCCATGGGCCAGGCGCCCACGAGCGTCTGGAGGAACAGGTACACGTCGTTGGCGCTGGGGGCCGCGCCGGACGGCAGGGCCTGCGCGAACTTCTCCGTCAACCGCAGCCAGCGGCGCGCAAGCTTGCGCCACTCCTCGGGCAGCTCCGTCAGCACGTTGATGCGCGCGCGCACGTCCTCGCTGCGCTTGGTGTCGTGGGTGCTGGTGGTGAGCTGGCTCGCCGGCCAGTGCTCGGCGCGCTCCTGGTTGCGCAGGTGGAAGGTGGTGGTGCGCGTGCCGAAGCGCTCGGGCTCCCCGCCCACCTCGTTGAGGCTCACCAGCCGGTTGTAGATGTAGAAGACGGTGTCCTCCAGGCCCTTGGCCATGACGGGGCCCGTCACCTGCTGCAGCTTCATGGCGAAGCGCAGCATGACGGCGCGCTCGCGCTCGTCGGACTGGGGCGGGTACTGGCGCAGGAGGATGTCGCGCAGGAAGTCGAAGATGGACGCGTTGGTGGTGGCGTTGCGCTCCTTGGCGCGCTGGATGGTCCACTCCACGTACTGCACGTCGCGCGCGTCCAGCCCCGGCCGCCAGCCGTCCACGTACGTGCGGTACACGGGGAACAGCGCGATGAACTCCACCAGCGCGCGCCTGAGCGAGTTGAGCGTGAAGTCGCGCGTCCTGCGGCTCATCTCCGAGATGCGGTTGAGCTCGTGCGCCAGCACGTTGATTTCACTCGCCATGGACACGCGCATGATGAGCAGCTTCTTCTGGTAGACGAGCTCGGCGAAGTCGCCCTTCTCCCCGGTGAGCCGCTCGTACGTCTCCGTCAGGTGCGGCTCCGCGGCGGGGTGCACGAACACGCCGCTCACCGCGTTGGCGAAGCGGTAGCCGGTGGTGCCGTGCACCGCCCACGCCTCGGGGATGCGCTCGCGGCCGCCTTGAATCTTCTCCACCACCACGTACAGCGCCTTGCGAAGGACGCTGTCTGGCGACTGCGTCACCTCCGCGCGCCAGCGCTCCTTGAGCGCCGCCTCCACGCCCGGCCAGCGCGTGTCATCCCCGGCCAGGTCCTGGAGGAACACCGCGTGCGCGCGCTCCACGAAGTAGCGCTCCTGCAGGTCCAGGAAGTACGCGGTCGGGTCGAACAGGCCGTCCGGATGGTCGATGCGCAGCCCGGTGACGCAGCCGTCGCGCAGCCAGCGGAACACCAGCGCGTGCGCCTCCTGGAACACCTCCGGGTCCTCCACGCGGATGGCGGCCAGGCCGTTGATGTCGAAGAAGCGCCGGTAGTTGATCTCCTCCCCCGCCACCCGCCAGTGCGCCAGCCGGTAGCTGCACGAGGCCAGCACCCGGTCCAACAGGTCGAACGAGCGCGGGTTGCCCGGCTCGCCGTTGAAGACGCGGATGTTGTCCTCGATGTACGCGGCGACCTCCGGGCTCTTCTCCACCACCACGGCGAGCCGGCGCTTGATGACCTCCTTCTCGCGGTGGCGCTCCACGACGCGGGGGCGCTCCACCTCCGTGCGCAGCGGCAGGTGCTCGATGGCGGTGAGGATGGAGAGCAGCTCCACCATGGGCTCGGAGTCCGCGCCCAGCTTCGCCTCCAGCCGCTCCAGCCCGTGACGCAGCACGCGCCCGTACTGCCGGGGCGCCAGCGGCAGCAGGTGGTCGTAGTAGTTCACGAAGAAGGCGCCGTCGCGGAAGGACAGCTTCAGCTCGCCCTTCTCCAGCACCACGCCGTACTGGTCCCCCAGAATCGGCAGCAGCACCTTGTCGCGCAGCTCCTCCTTCACCGGCGACCAGTCGATGTCGAAGTACTTGGCGTAGACGGACGACGGGCCGTTCTCCAGCACGTCGAACCAGAGCGGGTTGCCGCGCTCGATGCCCATGTGGTTGGGCACCACGTCCAGCACCTGCCCCAGGCCGTTCTCTCGCAGCGTGGCGCACAGGGCCTGGTGGTCCTCGGTGGAGCCCACCTCCGGGTTGAGGTGCTGGTGGTCCACGCAGTCGTAGCCGTGGGTGCTGCCCGGCGTCGCCTTGAGGTAGGGGGACGCGTACAAGTCACTGATGCCCAGGCGGCGCAGGAACGGCACCACGTCGCGCGCCTGCTGGAAGGTGAAGCCCTGGTGCAGCTGCACCCGGTAGGTGGACAGCGGCGTCCGGGGGCGCTCGACCAGCGCGTCCTTCACCCGCTTGAACAGGCCCTCGGCCAGGGCCTCGGCGCTCAAGGTGGCACCCGACGAGCCCGTGGGAGCCGTCCCCTCTTCTTCCAATCCGTCGCGGAGCATGGGGCCCAGAGGTAGGGCGCCGTCGCGCGCCGCGCCAGAGCCCAGCGTGGCTTCCGACCTCCAGCCAACGCTCCAAGGGCCCGGATTCGCACGGGCCCGGCCCCACAAAAGCAGAGGGCTCACCGGAATCCTCCGGAGAGCCCTCGAGATGCAGCCGCCGGGCGGGCCCGGCCTTGGGTTCAGCTCAGCTGCTTGTTCACCAGCGAGGTCATCTCGAACATGGTGACGTTCTTCTTGCCGCCGAAGATGGGCTTGAGCTTGTCGTCGGCGTTGATCTGCCGCTTGTTCTTCGCGTCCTGGAGGTTGTTCTTCTTGATGTACGCCCAGAGCTTCTTGACGACCTCGGTGCGCGGCAGCGGCTTGTTGCCGACGATCTCGGCCAGCGCGGCGGAAGGAGTCATCTCCTTCATGAAGGACGCGTTGGGCTTACGCGTCTTGGCAGCGGGGGCCTTCTTGGCGGCGGGAGCCTTCTTCGCAGCAGCTTTCTTGGCAGCCATTCGTCTTGAGTCTCCTCCCCTCCGAAGGGGACGTTGTGCGGCCTCGCTTGATTTAAAGCCAGTGCCGGTGGGGCGTAGGTAGCACGCCCAAGCCCGAAAAACAGCCCTCTCCTGCGTTTTTCCCTCGGGAAACGCCCTACGCAACGCGTTTCATGCCCGAGAAACCGGCTCCGCAGCACGTTTTCCCTCGGGAGCGAACCTCGCGGACGCGAAAAATACGCCCGGACGGCCACCTCACCAGGGTGCATTCCTCCTCGGCAGCGGCCCCCTTCGTCGCCGCCCGGGCCCGACCATCCGGCCTCCGCGCGATTCGTCGTCCCCCGAGCGCTCGAACGGGCCCGGGTGGGAAAACCCCTTGCGGACCAGGTGTACTTTTTCGGATGAAACGCCCCATGCCCATGCGTGCCCTCATCACCGGAGCTGGTGGCTTCCTCGGAATCTGGCTGACCCGCGCCCTCGCCGCGCGGGGTGACAAGGTGACGTGCCTGCTCAGGCGGGGCTCGGATGCCTCGGGCCTGGAGGGCATCCCCCACACCCGCGTGGAGGGGGACGTGACACAGGGGGCCTCGCTCGCCCCCGCGGTGGCGGGCCAGGACGTCGTCTTCCACCTGGCCGGCGTTCGCCGCGGCGCGACACGCGAGGACTTCATGCGCGTCAACGCCGAGGGCACCCGCCTGTTGTGCGAGGCCATGGTGGCCTCCGGCAGCCGTCCCCGGCTGGTGCTCGTGGGCTCGCTGGCCGCCATGGGCCCCTCCTCCCCCACCCGGCCCCATGTGGAGGAGGACCCCTTCCAGCCCTACGAGTGGTACGGCGAGAGCAAGGCGGAGGCGGAGCGCATCGCCTTCTCCTATGGAGACCGGCTGCCGGTGACGGTGTCCCGGCCGCCGCGCATCCTGGGGCCCTGGGACCGCGAGAACCTGGCCTTCTTCCGGCTGGCGACGAAGGGCATCCGGCTGGAGCTGGCCGGAGGACCCCGCCCCCTCACCATGGTGGACGTGGAGGACGTGGTGGACGCGCTCATCCTCCAGGCCGAGCACCCGCGCGCGGTGGGCGAGGCCTTCTTCTGCGCGGGTCCTGGCGACCCCCTCTCCTTGGAGTCGGTGCAGGACCTGGGGGCCCGGGCGCTGGGGCTGTCACCCCGCACGGTGCGCGTGAGCCCCTGGCTGCTCACCGCCCTCGCGTCGGCGGCGGACGGCGTGTCGCGCGTGACGGGCCGCAAGCTGCCCCTGAGCCGGAAGATGGCGCGGCAGCTGCTCGCCCCCGCCTGGACCTGCTCGGGCGCGAAGGCCGAGCGGCTGCTGGGCTTCCGTCCCCAAAGGGGGGTGGAGGACGCCGTGCGCCGCAGCGCCGAGTGGTACCGCGAGCATGGCTGGCTCTAGCCGTGCTAGCAGGGTTGGGGATTGCCGCCCCCGGCCCTCGTTTCGTTGACCTCACCCCCCTTGGAGTGTCAGGAAGCTGCGCTGCCACATGCCCTCGAAAGCCGCATTTTTCGATGTCGACGGGACGCTCGTGAAGACGAACGTCGTCCACGTCTACGCGTACTACGCGATGAACCGGGGCTCCGTGCTCGGCATCGCGGGCAGGACGCTGAGCACCGCGATGAGCGTGCCGCTCTTCGGCGTCATGGACGCGCTGGACCGCAAGACGTTCAACGAGTTCTTCTACCGGTACTACGCGGGGTTGAGCGAGGACCGGCTCGTCACCATCGCGGAGGACATGTTCGAGGACGTGCTCAAGCCGGCGCTCTTCGAGCAGACCCAGGACCTCATCGACCAGGCGCGCCGCAGCGGCTGCAAGGTCGTGCTCGTCACCGGGGCGCTGGACTTCACCATGCGGCCGCTCGCCCGGCACCTGGGCGCCGATGACCTGATCGCCAACAAGATGCAGTTCGTGGGCGGCAAGGCCACCGGCAAGGTGATTCCGCCCATCATCGAGGGCGCCAACAAGGCGAACTCCATCCGCGCCTACTGCACCAAGGAGGGCCTGACGCTGGACAAGTGCCACGGCTACTCCGACAGCGCCTCCGACTACGCGATGCTCGCGGTGGTGGGACGTCCCACCGCGGTGAACCCGGACCTGCGGCTGCGCTCCATCGCGCGCGCCTACAACTGGCCCATCCTCGACCTCAAGTAGCCCCCTGCCCGCCATGCGCCCGTTCAAGACGCTCCAGAAGCTGTACGACGAGGAAAGCCAGGTCGTCATCACCGAGAAGGGCAGCCCTCCGCGCGCCCTGTTCTACGGCGAGGGCTTCCTCCAGGAAGACCTGCCCGTGGGCACCCGGGTCATCTTCCCCCGTCCGCCCATGGCGGGCGTGCCCAACGTGAAGGCCGCCATCCGCTGGGCCATCAACCACCCGGAGGGCATGGAGCCGCTGCACGCGCTGCTCAAGCCGGGCATGCGCCTGACGTGCGTCATCGACGACATCAGCGTGCCCCTGCCGCCCATGGTCACGCCGGACGTGCGCCAGTCCATCCTGGAGATCGTCCTGGAGCTGGCCGCGGACAGCGGCGTGGACGACGTGCACCTGGTCATCGCCAACGCGCTCCACCGCCGCATGACGGAGGGGGAGATGAAGCGGATGGTGGGCGAGAAGATCTTCGACGCCTACTACCCGGACCGCTACTACAACCACGACGCGGAGGACCCGGACGGCATCGTCGCGCTCGAGCGCACGGCGCACGGCGAGGAGGTCTCCGTCAACCGCCGCGTCGCGGAGAGCGACCTCATCATCTACGTGAACGTGAACTTCGTGCCCATGAACGGCGGGCACAAGTCCATGGGCACCGGCGTGTCCAACTACGCGTCGCTGCGGCACCACCACAACCCGAAGACCATCCGGGCGTCGGACAGCTACATGGAGCCGAAGACCAGCGCGCTCTATCGCAGCAACGAGCGCATCGGTCGCAACATCGACAAGCACCTGAAGGTCTTCCACATCGAGACCACGCTGAACAACCGCATGTTCGGCGCGCCCGTGGACTTCCTGGCCAAGCGCGAGGAGGACTACACCGAGGGCGACCGGCTGAAGTTCCAGGCCATGCGCTACGCGCTGTCGAAGATGCCGCGCGCGGCGGCGCGCAAGGTGCTCAACGCCATCCCCGCGCCCTATGACGTCACGGGCGTGTACGCCGGGGCGACGGAGCCCGCGCACCAGAAGACGCTGGAGACCAGCTGGAAGCAGTACTCGGTGCCGGTGGAGGGGCAGAGCGACATCGTCATCTTCCCCATCCCGTTCATCTCGCCGTACAGCGTGAACTCCATCCTCAACCCGCTGCTCGTGCAGGTGATGGGGCTGGGCTACTTCTTCAACCTCAACCGCGGCGTGCCGCTGGTGAAGAAGGGCGGCGTGCTCATCCTGCTGCACCCGGCCTACGACGAGTTCGACCCGGAGCACCACCCCAGCTACATCGAGTTCTTCCACCGGCTGCTGCCGGAGACGCGCGACTCGATGAAGCTGGAGCACAAGTACGAGAAGGAGTTCGCGGAGAACCCCAGCTACGTGCACCTGTACCGCAAGAACAACGCCTACCACGGCGTGCACCCGTTCTACATGTGGTACTGGGGCGAGAACGGCCGCCAGCACGTGGGCAAGGTCATCGTCGCGGGCGCGGAGAACAACCACGTCCCGGCGCTGCTCGGCTGGGACCGCACCGACACGCTCACCGAGGCCATTGAAGAGGCGCGCGGCTTCATGGGCCGCTCGGCCACCATCAGCCTGCTTCGCATCGCCCCCACGGTGATGGTGGACGTGAAGTGAGGACGGACATGTCACCGCTTCCCGAGCTGAACGTCTCCCAGGTCTTCACCGGCAAGCGCCTCTTGTTCGCCGGTGCCACGGGCTTCGTGGGCAAGGTGACGCTGTCCATGCTGCTGCACCGCTACGGGCAGGAGCTGGAGCGGGTGTACGTGCTCGTCCGCAAGGGCAGCGCGGCCTCCGCCGAGCGGCGCTTCTTCGACAAGGTGGCGACGAGCGAGCCCTTCCAGCCGCTGCGCGACACCTACGGCGAGGAGGGCGCGCTCGAGTTCCTGCGCAAGAAGTGCGAGGTCATCGACGGCGACATCACCGACCCCTGGGTGGGGATGGAGGAGTCGCGGGTGGCGGAGCTGACGGGCCAGGTGCACGCCTTCGTCAACTGCGCGGGCCTGGTGTCCTTCAACCCGTCGCTGGAGGTGGGCCTCAACGTCAACACCCACGGCGTGAAGTACGCGGTGGAGCTGGCGCTGCGCTGGGGCGTGCCGCTCATCCACATGTCCACCTCCTTCGTGGCGGGCAACCGCGACGGGCTCGTCTTCGAGGACGAGGAGGTGCGCGGCTACTTCCCGAAGAAGGACGAGCTGGACGGGCGCGACTTCAGCCTGGAGCAGGAGCTGAAGGACGCGGAGCGGATTGTGGCGCGGCTGCGCGAGCAGGCCGATGACCGCGCGCTGACGTCCACCTTCCGCAAGAAGGCGCTGGACCGGCTCGCCGAGGAGGGCCGCGACGTCAACGACGAGAAGACGCTGCGGCTGGCCGTGGGCCGTGAGCGCAAGCTGTGGCTGAGCGGCGAGCTGGTGCGCGCGGGCATGGAGCGCGCGGCGCACTGGGGCTGGCCCAACACGTACACGTACACGAAGTCCCTGGGCGAGCAGGTCATCGCCGCCACGCCGGGGCTTCGCTACGCGATTGTGCGCCCCTCCATCGTGGAGAGCGCGCGGCACTTCCCCTTCCCCGGCTGGAACGAGGGCTTCACCACGTCCGCGCCGCTGGCCTTCGCCGGCATCAAGGGCCCGGGCGGCATCCCCGCCGGTGAGAACACCATCCTGGACATCATCCCGGTGGACCAGGTGGCGGGGGCGACGCTCGGCATCACCGCGCACTCCATCCAGGTGGAGGAGCGGCGCGTGTACCAGCTCGCGTCCGGCGACGTGAACCCGTTCTACGCCAGCCGCTCGGTGGAGCTGGTGGGCCTGTACCGTCGGCGCTACTACCGCAACCGCGAGTCGGGCAACGCGGTGCTCAACTCGCTGCGCTCCAGGCTGGAGCCGCAGCCGGTGAGCAAGCTCGAGTTCGAGCTGTTCAGCGCGCCCATGCTGGTGCGCGGCGCGAAGTTCCTGAAGAAGGCCATCGACGAGGTGCGGCCCGCCTGGGGCGCGCCCGCCGTGCAGGCCATGCTGGACAAGGCGAAGGTGTCGCTCGACGGGGTGGTGGACGGCAACGCCAGCCTCATCGCGATGACGGACCTGTTCCTCCCCTTCCTCTACGAGAACCGCTACGTCTTCCGCTGCGACAACACGCGCTCGGTCTACGAGCGCATGGCCCACGCGGACCGGCTGAAGATTCCGTGGGACCCGGAGCACATCGACTGGCGCGCGTACTTCATGGAGACGCACCTGCCGGGCCTGGAGAAGTGGGTGTTCCCCGGCCTGGAGGAGGAGCGCGAGAAGCGCACCGTCATCCCCGCGCACCGTGACTTGCTCGAGATGTTCGAGGCGACGGTGCATGCGTACCGGCACCGGGTGGCCTTCCGCATGGTGTCGGGCGAGAAGGAGGAGCGCTTCACCTTCGGGGAGGTGCACCGCTACGCGGCGCGCGTGGGCAGCTTCCTCCTCAGCTCGGGCGTGAAGACCGGGGACAGGGTGCTGCTGGTGTCGGAGAACCGGCCCGAGTGGGGCACGTGCTTCTTCGGCATCCTCCGCGCGGGCGCCACGATGGTGCCGGTGGACCCGGGCCTGAGCGAGGCGGAGGTCATCAACATCGCGAAGCGGGCGGAGGCGAAGGTGTGCCTCATGTCCGAGGACGCGGCGCGCGACTTCCCCGGCCTGTTCGGCGCGCTGGGGGACTCGGTCCTCATCGCGAGCCTGGCGCAGGCGATGACGGGCGACCCTGCTGCGAAGGACGACCGCATCGGCACGGTGCGCAAGTCGGCCTCGGCGGATGACCTGGCGAGCCTCATCTTCACGTCCGGCACGACGGGCACGCCCAAGGGCGTGATGCTCACGCACCGCAACTTCG
The sequence above is drawn from the Myxococcus fulvus genome and encodes:
- a CDS encoding AMP-binding protein is translated as MSPLPELNVSQVFTGKRLLFAGATGFVGKVTLSMLLHRYGQELERVYVLVRKGSAASAERRFFDKVATSEPFQPLRDTYGEEGALEFLRKKCEVIDGDITDPWVGMEESRVAELTGQVHAFVNCAGLVSFNPSLEVGLNVNTHGVKYAVELALRWGVPLIHMSTSFVAGNRDGLVFEDEEVRGYFPKKDELDGRDFSLEQELKDAERIVARLREQADDRALTSTFRKKALDRLAEEGRDVNDEKTLRLAVGRERKLWLSGELVRAGMERAAHWGWPNTYTYTKSLGEQVIAATPGLRYAIVRPSIVESARHFPFPGWNEGFTTSAPLAFAGIKGPGGIPAGENTILDIIPVDQVAGATLGITAHSIQVEERRVYQLASGDVNPFYASRSVELVGLYRRRYYRNRESGNAVLNSLRSRLEPQPVSKLEFELFSAPMLVRGAKFLKKAIDEVRPAWGAPAVQAMLDKAKVSLDGVVDGNASLIAMTDLFLPFLYENRYVFRCDNTRSVYERMAHADRLKIPWDPEHIDWRAYFMETHLPGLEKWVFPGLEEEREKRTVIPAHRDLLEMFEATVHAYRHRVAFRMVSGEKEERFTFGEVHRYAARVGSFLLSSGVKTGDRVLLVSENRPEWGTCFFGILRAGATMVPVDPGLSEAEVINIAKRAEAKVCLMSEDAARDFPGLFGALGDSVLIASLAQAMTGDPAAKDDRIGTVRKSASADDLASLIFTSGTTGTPKGVMLTHRNFASLVAKLAGVFDVGVGDGVLSVLPLHHTFEFSAGFLTPFSRGAEITYIDELTSDRLGEVFETGRISAMIGVPALWQLLHRKMTQEFASRPPIVEQAIKAMMATHGELRNRADINLGKLLFWPVHRKFGGRIKVLVSGGSALPEEVHKAFHELGFNITEGYGLTEAAPVLAVANPGNKRTPGSVGKPLTGVEVRILNPDNDGIGEVLAKGPNVMAGYFGDREATEAVLKEGWLHTGDLGRVDAEGRLYLVGRAKDVIIDHNGKNIYPDELEELYQEHPHIKELSVVGLPDDAGGEKVACLCVPDYGDRPREEVRRELEEHFRKTGAGMPFYRRAKVLRFWDGELPRTSTRKVKRKLVVEELQRLERMAASATKAREKVSAAATTTGGVADWLFPLIAEVSHKPVASVRPETNLTGELGFDSLMLTELSSALEAAGVPLPAIDDLTQVQTVEDLRKLVVASGKRPSAETRAKDISKQNAKAEEVEIPVPDVVADVGRQLLSFGQKVLYGGVFDVKVTGRPFIPMNRNFLVIANHASHLDAGLVRVVLEEQGDRLVSLAARDYFFDTPLKRAWFENFTNLVPIERHGSLRESLRQAGEALRQGFNVLIFPEGTRSPTGELQEFKSTLGYLALTYRVDVLPLYIHGAFDALPKGSVFPKSKDLKVSIGPALGHEALRARTQGMARSESYRYATRIAEDAVRELRDGRVLHLDAPPSVDVQVMPAHDAPGGKNS